A DNA window from Sphingopyxis macrogoltabida contains the following coding sequences:
- a CDS encoding alpha/beta hydrolase produces the protein MGKSPAQPPFAPTVSEEARAVMTPLVAAGSAPEMTATLMRNAITRKAVRAAAASHLKPLNKSRAKRFGVDVGKGTVAGVPVKFVRRRESDASPDQRLLINFHGGGFMVDSGSETETIPIAGLTGISVVTVMYRMAPEHPFPAAVDDALAVYRDALSQRSPASIGIYGTSAGAVLTGQLLARIKAEGLPMPAAAGFFSGSADLALVSDCEAFLPSIMGTRTGPEVLADYAAGTERTDPLLSPLYGDLTGLPPTMLMTSTRDQLLSQTIRFHLALRKAGVDADLMVYEGMLHAFWAYMECPETEDALAAQAAFFDRHLAR, from the coding sequence ATGGGTAAAAGCCCCGCCCAGCCGCCCTTTGCGCCGACGGTGAGCGAAGAAGCGCGCGCCGTCATGACGCCGCTGGTCGCAGCCGGGTCGGCGCCGGAAATGACCGCGACGCTGATGCGCAATGCGATCACGCGTAAGGCGGTTCGCGCGGCAGCGGCCAGTCACCTGAAGCCGCTGAACAAAAGCCGCGCGAAGCGTTTCGGCGTCGATGTCGGCAAAGGGACGGTGGCCGGGGTTCCCGTGAAGTTCGTGCGACGCCGGGAAAGCGATGCATCGCCCGACCAGCGGCTGCTGATCAATTTCCACGGCGGCGGCTTCATGGTCGATTCGGGATCGGAGACCGAAACCATCCCCATCGCCGGGCTGACCGGAATATCGGTCGTCACGGTGATGTACCGGATGGCGCCCGAACATCCGTTTCCGGCCGCGGTCGATGATGCGCTCGCGGTCTATCGCGATGCCCTGTCGCAGCGATCGCCGGCATCGATCGGCATCTATGGCACCTCGGCGGGCGCGGTCCTGACCGGCCAGCTCCTCGCGCGGATCAAGGCCGAAGGCCTGCCGATGCCCGCCGCCGCCGGCTTCTTTTCGGGATCGGCCGATCTCGCGCTCGTCAGCGACTGCGAAGCCTTCCTGCCGTCGATCATGGGAACACGGACAGGCCCCGAAGTCCTCGCCGATTATGCCGCCGGGACCGAGCGCACCGACCCCCTGCTCTCGCCGCTCTACGGCGACCTGACCGGCCTTCCCCCGACGATGCTGATGACCAGCACGCGCGACCAGCTATTGAGCCAAACCATACGCTTCCATCTCGCGCTGCGCAAAGCCGGGGTCGACGCCGATCTGATGGTTTATGAAGGCATGCTGCACGCCTTCTGGGCCTATATGGAATGCCCCGAGACCGAGGATGCGCTCGCGGCGCAGGCAGCCTTCTTCGACAGGCATCTCGCACGCTGA
- the treF gene encoding alpha,alpha-trehalase TreF: MGAEPSPADLYGPLLAKVQERAILPDGKTFVDALPRRPVADIMRDFAALPAGDAALRAFIAANFDLPTQGTGASPAVLPLRAHIRALWKELARAPEQAASGSALAVQHRHVVPGGRFREIYYWDSFFTMLGLVRDGELELANGIVDAMTDLIEAHGHVPNGTRTYYLGRSQPPLFHMMVELLDDGRSNVAARRLSAMKREHAWWMAGAGEVEPGRSGARVARLADGDLLNRYWDPRDTPRDESWREDVATAAASGRPVGEVYRDLRAGAESGWDFSSRWLDGDALPSIRTTAIAPVDLNAFLFGLETAIAASGDGDAEHYAGLARERRAAMNRHLWHAEGGYFADFDVERARLRPPLTAAALAPLLVGAATQEQADSTAAAVAERLLAPGGLHTTLAATGQQWDRPNGWAPLQWIAVAGLKRYGHDALARDIAARWVDTVGTTFARTGLLFEKYDVEQAGVGGGGEYATQTGFGWTNGVTADFIDRYDLSPPRE, translated from the coding sequence ATGGGTGCCGAACCGAGCCCCGCCGACCTCTACGGACCGCTCCTCGCCAAGGTGCAGGAGCGCGCGATCCTGCCCGACGGCAAGACCTTCGTCGATGCCCTGCCGCGGCGCCCGGTCGCCGACATCATGCGCGACTTCGCGGCGCTGCCCGCGGGCGACGCGGCGCTGCGCGCCTTTATCGCTGCCAATTTCGACCTGCCCACGCAAGGAACCGGCGCCAGCCCCGCCGTGCTGCCGCTCCGCGCGCATATCCGGGCGCTGTGGAAGGAACTCGCGCGTGCGCCCGAACAGGCGGCGAGCGGATCGGCGCTCGCCGTCCAGCACCGGCACGTCGTCCCCGGCGGTCGGTTTCGCGAAATCTATTACTGGGACAGCTTCTTCACCATGCTCGGCCTCGTCCGCGACGGCGAGCTCGAACTCGCCAACGGCATCGTCGATGCGATGACCGACCTGATCGAGGCGCACGGCCATGTCCCGAACGGGACGCGCACCTATTATCTCGGCCGTTCGCAGCCGCCGCTTTTCCACATGATGGTCGAATTGCTCGACGACGGACGCAGCAACGTCGCCGCCCGCCGCCTGTCGGCGATGAAGCGCGAACATGCCTGGTGGATGGCAGGCGCCGGCGAGGTCGAACCCGGCCGCAGCGGCGCGCGCGTCGCGCGGCTTGCCGACGGCGACCTCCTCAACCGCTATTGGGACCCGCGCGACACCCCGCGCGACGAAAGCTGGCGCGAGGATGTGGCGACAGCGGCCGCAAGCGGGCGCCCGGTGGGGGAGGTCTATCGCGACCTGCGTGCCGGCGCCGAAAGCGGCTGGGATTTCTCGTCGCGCTGGCTGGACGGCGATGCCCTGCCCTCGATCCGCACGACGGCGATCGCCCCCGTCGACCTTAACGCCTTCCTGTTCGGGCTGGAAACGGCGATCGCCGCGAGCGGCGACGGCGACGCGGAACATTATGCCGGCCTGGCTAGGGAACGGCGCGCCGCGATGAACCGCCATCTCTGGCACGCCGAAGGCGGCTATTTCGCCGATTTCGACGTCGAACGGGCCCGTCTGCGCCCGCCGCTCACCGCCGCCGCGCTGGCGCCCTTGCTGGTCGGCGCGGCGACGCAGGAACAGGCCGACAGCACTGCCGCGGCGGTCGCCGAGCGGCTGCTGGCGCCCGGCGGCCTGCACACGACGCTCGCCGCAACGGGCCAGCAGTGGGACCGGCCGAACGGCTGGGCGCCATTGCAATGGATCGCGGTCGCGGGGCTCAAACGCTACGGGCACGACGCGCTGGCGCGCGACATCGCCGCCCGCTGGGTCGATACGGTCGGCACCACTTTCGCCCGCACCGGACTGCTGTTCGAAAAATATGACGTCGAGCAGGCCGGGGTCGGCGGCGGCGGCGAATATGCGACCCAGACCGGGTTTGGCTGGACAAACGGCGTCACCGCCGATTTTATCGACCGCTACGACCTGTCACCACCGAGGGAATAG
- a CDS encoding long-chain fatty acid--CoA ligase, whose protein sequence is MLAGLMQDAPLQISSILTHAARAHGGREIVSKLVGEPLWRYDWAGCERRSRQAAQALTKLGIESGDRVSSLAWNTHRHLELFYAVPGIGAVLHTANPRLSDEQIAFTINHAGSRILFFEANLAELVDRLKPLLPAIEDYILLADPYEQLIAAEDGVFDWPRFDENAAAFLCYTSGTTGDPKGVLYSHRSIVLHGMAAGLSSAFGFSAFDTIMPCSSMYHATAWGLPFTAAINGCKLVLPCDRMDGASLAELIAGEGVTFSGGVPTIWTMYLSHLENSGQGVGDLKRLVIGGSAVPRAMAETFREKYGVTVLQIWGMTETNPLGVISTPTPLLMAEGEDYATETILTRQGRMQFGIELRIVDDEGTSLAWDGEQAGKLQVRGPWVVDRYYPDLPAADSDGWFDTGDIGTIDRFGFLRLTDRAKDVIKSGGEWISSIDLENAAVGCPGVRIAAVIGVYHPKWEERPLLVIEAHEGETVTADAIRAHLETRVVRWWMPDDILFATVPLTATGKIDKKALRDTYRDHLAAAG, encoded by the coding sequence ATGTTAGCCGGCTTGATGCAGGATGCCCCCCTGCAGATCAGTTCGATCCTGACCCACGCCGCACGCGCGCATGGCGGGCGGGAGATTGTCTCGAAGCTCGTTGGCGAACCGCTGTGGCGCTATGACTGGGCGGGCTGCGAACGGCGCTCGCGGCAGGCCGCGCAGGCGCTGACGAAACTGGGGATCGAAAGCGGCGATCGTGTTTCGTCGCTGGCCTGGAACACGCACCGGCATCTCGAACTCTTCTATGCCGTCCCCGGCATCGGCGCGGTGCTTCACACCGCCAACCCGCGGCTCAGCGACGAGCAGATCGCCTTCACGATCAACCATGCCGGCAGCCGCATCCTGTTCTTCGAGGCCAATCTCGCCGAACTGGTCGACCGCCTCAAGCCGCTGCTTCCCGCGATCGAAGATTATATCCTGCTCGCCGACCCCTATGAGCAATTGATCGCTGCCGAGGACGGCGTTTTCGACTGGCCGCGGTTCGACGAAAATGCGGCCGCCTTCCTCTGCTATACCTCGGGCACGACAGGCGATCCCAAGGGCGTGCTCTACAGCCACCGCTCGATCGTGCTGCACGGCATGGCGGCGGGGCTCAGCAGCGCCTTCGGGTTCAGCGCCTTCGACACGATCATGCCCTGCTCGTCGATGTATCATGCGACGGCATGGGGCCTGCCCTTCACTGCGGCGATCAACGGCTGCAAGCTGGTCCTGCCATGCGACAGGATGGACGGCGCGAGCCTTGCCGAGCTGATCGCGGGCGAGGGTGTGACCTTCTCGGGCGGGGTGCCGACGATCTGGACGATGTATCTGTCGCATCTCGAGAACAGTGGCCAGGGCGTCGGCGACCTGAAACGCCTCGTCATCGGCGGTTCGGCCGTGCCGCGTGCGATGGCTGAAACCTTCCGCGAAAAATACGGCGTCACCGTCCTCCAGATCTGGGGGATGACCGAAACCAATCCGCTTGGCGTGATCTCGACCCCGACACCGCTGCTGATGGCGGAGGGCGAGGATTATGCGACCGAAACGATCCTGACCCGGCAAGGGCGGATGCAGTTCGGCATCGAGCTGCGCATCGTCGACGACGAAGGCACGTCGCTGGCGTGGGATGGCGAGCAGGCGGGCAAGCTGCAAGTGCGCGGGCCGTGGGTCGTCGATCGTTATTATCCCGACCTGCCGGCTGCCGACAGCGACGGCTGGTTCGACACCGGCGACATCGGCACCATCGACCGCTTCGGCTTCCTGCGCCTGACCGACCGGGCGAAGGATGTGATCAAATCGGGCGGCGAGTGGATCAGTTCGATCGACCTCGAAAATGCCGCCGTCGGCTGCCCCGGCGTGCGCATCGCCGCTGTCATCGGCGTCTATCATCCGAAATGGGAGGAACGGCCGCTACTGGTCATCGAGGCCCACGAAGGCGAAACGGTCACCGCCGACGCTATTCGCGCCCATCTCGAAACCCGCGTCGTGCGCTGGTGGATGCCCGACGATATCCTCTTCGCCACCGTCCCCCTCACCGCCACCGGCAAGATCGACAAGAAGGCGCTCCGCGATACCTATCGCGATCATCTCGCCGCGGCCGGCTGA
- a CDS encoding alpha/beta hydrolase yields MIMNRKTLLLAMLLAGAAPAVAQEAPPVRDMQSWPLPETLSPEGRAAVAALAAQKMPDPVPPIAEVRKLIDMMQAGMGAPLEKRYEVRIENGAIAGVPVRIVYPKGVDTLGTGPVLLNLHGGGFAVDSGSLTETIPIAARSGIPVVAVLYRLSPENPYPAALDDALAVYRALEKERTARRIAVFGTSAGAALSGQLVAKLASLGRPMPAALGYFSGNADLTKRGDSESWMPGPPFDWVADYVGKTPVTDPVISPIHGDVSGFPPTLLLSSTRDFLLSPTAIFARKLTEKGVDARLVVFDGLPHAFWGYMDIPETDEANELIARFLKDKLAAAK; encoded by the coding sequence ATGATCATGAATCGCAAGACCCTGCTTTTGGCCATGCTCCTCGCCGGAGCTGCGCCGGCGGTTGCGCAGGAGGCGCCTCCCGTGCGCGATATGCAGAGCTGGCCGCTGCCCGAAACGCTCAGCCCGGAAGGGCGGGCGGCCGTGGCGGCGCTGGCGGCGCAGAAGATGCCCGACCCGGTGCCGCCGATCGCCGAGGTCCGCAAGCTCATCGACATGATGCAGGCGGGCATGGGCGCGCCGCTCGAAAAGCGATACGAGGTGCGGATCGAAAACGGGGCAATCGCCGGCGTGCCGGTGCGCATCGTCTATCCCAAGGGCGTGGACACGCTCGGCACGGGGCCGGTGCTGCTCAACCTGCACGGCGGCGGCTTCGCGGTCGATTCGGGGTCGCTGACCGAGACGATCCCGATTGCCGCGCGCAGCGGGATTCCGGTCGTGGCGGTGCTGTATCGCCTGTCGCCCGAAAACCCTTATCCTGCGGCGCTCGACGACGCGCTGGCGGTCTACCGGGCGCTGGAGAAGGAGCGGACGGCGCGCCGGATCGCGGTATTCGGTACCTCGGCGGGCGCGGCGCTGTCGGGGCAACTGGTCGCGAAGCTCGCCAGCCTGGGGCGGCCGATGCCGGCAGCACTCGGCTATTTTTCGGGCAATGCCGACCTGACGAAGCGCGGCGATTCGGAATCGTGGATGCCGGGACCGCCCTTCGACTGGGTCGCCGATTATGTGGGCAAGACGCCAGTGACCGATCCGGTCATTTCGCCGATCCACGGCGATGTTTCGGGCTTCCCGCCGACGCTGTTGCTCAGCAGCACGCGCGACTTCCTGCTCAGCCCGACGGCGATTTTCGCGCGGAAGCTGACCGAAAAGGGCGTCGATGCGCGGCTCGTCGTCTTCGACGGGCTGCCGCACGCTTTCTGGGGCTATATGGACATTCCCGAGACCGACGAGGCGAACGAGCTGATCGCGCGCTTCCTGAAGGACAAGCTCGCCGCCGCTAAATGA
- a CDS encoding MFS transporter has translation MVPMSGEGAGAAAQGEPGGKRDRLGLGVSGLYLALYLHYGFFAFLPLWLKSTGASPEEIGILLAIPLVLRLLTVAPFSAFVGRRGWVRSAIAYTSLASAAIVLLLLGEPDHAGRVVIVIFFSIVWDQIPVLTDAYAVMAVRSRSLDFGRLRVWGSIAVVASNAAAGWAIGVFGIRMLPLMVATLLLAPAVVAFALPGDRKLAPADETGGGRWRDLIGDRGLILAMVAASLIMGSHGVLTSFGAIQWTAQGISTTTIGLLQALAVAAEILAFWFGARLLGPRDPRLLICAGAIAGALRWAIMATSPGLPVLIAAQLLNGITATGTILGIMLVIATRVPTHLSATAQGMNAVLLGVVLALATAGSGRLWSHGLDVAYLAMAVLALLGALCAWPGRTGATGRIDTDELSARGAE, from the coding sequence ATGGTTCCGATGAGTGGTGAGGGGGCGGGCGCAGCCGCGCAGGGCGAGCCCGGCGGCAAGCGCGATCGTCTGGGCCTGGGGGTCTCGGGGCTCTATCTGGCGCTCTATCTTCACTACGGCTTCTTCGCTTTCCTGCCGTTGTGGCTGAAATCGACCGGGGCTTCGCCGGAAGAAATCGGAATATTGCTGGCGATCCCGCTGGTGTTGCGGTTGCTGACCGTCGCCCCCTTTTCGGCGTTCGTCGGGCGGCGCGGTTGGGTGCGGAGCGCGATCGCCTATACCTCGCTCGCCTCGGCGGCGATCGTGCTCTTGTTGCTCGGCGAGCCCGACCATGCGGGACGCGTGGTGATCGTGATCTTCTTTTCGATCGTGTGGGACCAGATCCCGGTGCTCACCGACGCCTATGCGGTGATGGCGGTGCGCAGCCGGTCGCTCGACTTCGGGCGGCTACGCGTCTGGGGATCGATCGCGGTGGTCGCGTCGAATGCCGCGGCGGGCTGGGCGATCGGCGTCTTCGGGATCAGGATGCTGCCGCTGATGGTTGCGACCCTGTTGCTCGCCCCTGCCGTGGTCGCTTTTGCCCTGCCCGGCGACCGCAAGCTCGCCCCGGCGGATGAGACAGGCGGCGGGCGCTGGCGCGACCTGATCGGCGATCGCGGCCTGATCCTCGCGATGGTCGCCGCATCGCTGATCATGGGCAGCCACGGCGTCCTGACCAGCTTCGGCGCGATCCAGTGGACCGCACAGGGCATTTCGACGACGACCATCGGCTTGCTGCAGGCCTTGGCGGTCGCGGCGGAGATATTGGCCTTCTGGTTCGGCGCCAGGCTGCTCGGCCCGCGCGATCCGCGGCTGCTGATCTGCGCCGGGGCGATCGCGGGGGCACTGCGCTGGGCGATCATGGCGACCAGCCCCGGCCTGCCCGTGCTGATCGCGGCGCAATTGCTCAACGGCATTACCGCGACCGGCACCATCCTCGGCATCATGCTGGTGATCGCGACGCGCGTGCCGACGCATCTCAGCGCGACGGCGCAGGGGATGAACGCCGTGCTGCTCGGCGTCGTGCTCGCGCTCGCGACGGCGGGGTCGGGGCGGCTTTGGTCGCACGGACTGGACGTGGCTTATCTCGCGATGGCGGTGCTCGCACTGCTCGGCGCGCTTTGTGCCTGGCCGGGGCGTACCGGAGCGACGGGCAGGATCGACACGGACGAATTGTCCGCAAGGGGAGCCGAATGA
- a CDS encoding MarR family winged helix-turn-helix transcriptional regulator: MSSGCETSLAALDRLVASVPASLRAEFLVDADEADRLAALAAARRTRHQVVHDVARDAAMERIDRLQEEVARISRLLGDLAGQRGGLPGTPTGFAPRPEEFADYPGQVRSAPRDFAAVPRSFVPEERAIERQRAKAVRRVLRQRRMREQYFPADLFADPAWDMLLDLYAARLERQPVSVSSLCIAAAVPATTALRWIKTMTDAGLFLREADPHDGRRIFIGLAEGAFDSLARYFEALEE, encoded by the coding sequence ATGTCATCTGGTTGCGAGACGTCGCTTGCGGCGCTCGACCGGCTGGTCGCTTCGGTTCCGGCTTCGCTTCGCGCCGAGTTTCTGGTCGATGCCGACGAGGCCGACCGGCTCGCCGCTCTGGCTGCTGCCCGGCGGACTCGACACCAAGTGGTCCATGACGTCGCCCGCGACGCCGCGATGGAGCGGATCGACCGGTTGCAGGAAGAGGTCGCCCGCATCTCGCGCCTGCTCGGCGATCTGGCGGGCCAGCGCGGCGGGCTGCCGGGGACGCCGACCGGCTTTGCGCCGCGCCCCGAGGAATTTGCCGACTATCCGGGCCAGGTCCGCTCGGCGCCGCGCGACTTTGCGGCGGTGCCGCGCAGTTTCGTACCCGAGGAGCGCGCGATCGAGCGCCAGCGCGCCAAGGCGGTGCGGCGGGTGCTCCGCCAGCGGCGGATGCGCGAACAATATTTCCCGGCCGACCTGTTCGCCGATCCGGCGTGGGACATGCTGCTCGACCTTTATGCGGCGCGGCTCGAACGCCAGCCGGTGTCGGTGTCGAGCCTGTGCATCGCCGCCGCCGTGCCCGCGACGACGGCGCTGCGCTGGATCAAGACGATGACCGACGCCGGCCTGTTCCTGCGCGAGGCAGACCCGCACGATGGCCGCCGCATCTTCATCGGGCTCGCCGAGGGCGCGTTCGATTCGCTCGCGCGCTATTTCGAGGCGCTGGAGGAATAG
- a CDS encoding thermonuclease family protein yields the protein MPEIISSLSRLRWRRRFRSFVALILLAGLAIAAWTWLPAPAATVPLVHVIDGDSLTVRRDDAAMTIRLTGLDAVEYRQDCPRADGSRWACGRDARTALERLAGPGPLHCDLAARDVYRRTLATCRTLPFPDGIDLGAEMVRQGWAVATDDAYPVEEAEAQAKRRGIWQGDFVRPADWRAMHERPATALSAPHPDE from the coding sequence ATGCCGGAAATCATCTCATCCCTCAGCCGCCTGCGTTGGCGCCGCCGGTTCCGCTCGTTCGTTGCGCTGATCCTGCTCGCGGGGCTGGCGATTGCGGCATGGACGTGGCTCCCGGCACCGGCGGCGACCGTCCCGCTGGTGCATGTCATCGACGGCGACAGCCTGACCGTTCGCCGGGACGATGCGGCGATGACGATCCGCCTGACCGGGCTCGATGCCGTCGAATACCGGCAGGACTGCCCACGCGCCGACGGCAGCCGCTGGGCCTGCGGCCGCGATGCCCGCACCGCGCTCGAAAGGCTGGCGGGGCCGGGACCGCTGCATTGCGACCTCGCCGCCAGGGATGTCTATCGCCGCACGCTCGCCACATGCCGCACCCTCCCCTTTCCCGACGGCATCGACCTTGGCGCCGAAATGGTCCGGCAGGGCTGGGCGGTCGCGACGGACGACGCCTATCCGGTCGAGGAAGCCGAAGCGCAGGCGAAGCGACGTGGGATATGGCAGGGCGATTTCGTCCGGCCCGCCGACTGGCGCGCGATGCACGAGCGACCGGCCACAGCGCTCTCCGCCCCGCACCCCGACGAATGA
- the crcB gene encoding fluoride efflux transporter CrcB: MNGLFPVMIGGAIGAGCRHLVGQVMLARLGPGFPWWTLSINIAGSLLMGLLIGWLARSSDGGETARLFVGVGVLGGFTTFSSFSLEFWLLFERGQTGQAAAYVLASVIGAVLACGIGLFIVRQVPA; the protein is encoded by the coding sequence ATGAACGGCCTGTTTCCAGTCATGATCGGCGGCGCGATCGGCGCCGGCTGCCGCCACTTGGTCGGGCAGGTCATGCTCGCGCGGCTCGGCCCCGGCTTTCCGTGGTGGACGCTCTCGATCAATATCGCCGGCAGCCTGTTGATGGGCCTGCTGATCGGCTGGCTGGCGCGGAGCAGCGACGGCGGCGAGACCGCGCGGCTGTTCGTCGGCGTCGGCGTGCTTGGTGGCTTCACCACCTTCTCGTCCTTCAGCCTCGAGTTCTGGCTGCTGTTCGAACGCGGTCAGACCGGGCAGGCGGCTGCTTATGTCCTCGCGTCGGTGATCGGCGCGGTCCTCGCCTGCGGCATCGGCCTGTTCATCGTGCGGCAGGTGCCGGCATGA
- a CDS encoding RluA family pseudouridine synthase yields MSEPKTKLDGATIAEEDDGIRLDRWFKRHRPGTPHALLARWARSGQLTLDGKKADVSDRIETGQKLVMPTPPVEAEARPARKGRPLTDADIELATGMVIHRDASAIVLNKLPGLATQGGTKTEQHVDGLLDALKFDAPVRPKLVHRLDKDTSGALLVARTPRAAAYFAKSFSNRSARKTYWAIIVGVPDIAQGEIDLPLAKQPGSGGEKMHVHDSGLASKTRYRVIERAGNSAAWVELQPLTGRTHQLRVHMAAIGHPIVGDGKYGGKGAFLTGSISRKMHLHSRRLRIDHPDGGAIDISAEVPEHFAASLDALGFDLLLGEVGIDDIVKGPPSKAAEKAAAKAHSKQIRKARRGERRGRTSTSKPTDHVGKPKPKPKAKTGKPAGRKPAAKKPSPRPARPR; encoded by the coding sequence ATGAGCGAGCCCAAGACAAAACTCGACGGCGCGACGATCGCCGAAGAAGATGACGGCATCCGCCTCGACCGCTGGTTCAAACGGCACCGGCCGGGAACGCCGCACGCGCTGCTCGCGCGCTGGGCGCGTTCGGGGCAGTTGACGCTCGACGGCAAGAAGGCCGATGTGTCGGACCGCATCGAGACGGGACAGAAGCTCGTCATGCCGACCCCGCCGGTGGAGGCCGAGGCACGCCCGGCACGCAAGGGCCGCCCGCTGACCGATGCCGACATCGAGCTGGCGACCGGCATGGTGATTCACCGCGACGCGAGCGCGATCGTGCTCAACAAGCTGCCGGGGCTCGCCACCCAGGGAGGCACCAAGACCGAACAGCATGTCGACGGGCTCCTCGACGCGCTCAAGTTCGATGCGCCCGTGCGGCCGAAGCTCGTCCACCGGCTCGACAAGGATACGTCGGGCGCGCTGCTGGTCGCACGCACCCCGCGCGCCGCGGCCTATTTCGCCAAGAGCTTTTCGAACCGCAGCGCGCGAAAGACCTATTGGGCGATCATCGTCGGCGTCCCCGACATCGCGCAGGGCGAAATCGACCTGCCGCTCGCCAAGCAGCCCGGCTCGGGCGGCGAAAAGATGCATGTCCACGACAGCGGCCTCGCCTCGAAAACGCGCTACCGCGTCATCGAGCGCGCCGGCAACAGCGCGGCGTGGGTCGAACTGCAACCGCTCACCGGCCGCACGCACCAGCTTCGCGTTCATATGGCGGCGATCGGCCACCCGATCGTCGGCGACGGCAAATATGGCGGCAAGGGCGCCTTCCTGACCGGCTCGATCAGCCGGAAGATGCACCTGCACAGCCGCCGCCTGCGCATCGACCATCCCGACGGGGGCGCAATCGATATCAGCGCGGAAGTACCCGAGCATTTCGCCGCGAGCCTCGACGCGCTCGGTTTCGACCTGCTGCTCGGCGAGGTCGGGATCGACGATATCGTCAAGGGCCCGCCCTCCAAAGCGGCCGAAAAGGCTGCGGCGAAGGCGCACAGCAAGCAGATTCGCAAGGCACGGCGCGGCGAAAGGCGCGGGCGCACCTCGACGAGCAAACCGACCGACCATGTCGGCAAGCCCAAACCCAAGCCCAAGGCAAAAACCGGCAAGCCGGCGGGCAGGAAACCGGCCGCCAAAAAGCCTTCGCCGCGTCCGGCACGGCCACGCTGA
- a CDS encoding FMN-binding negative transcriptional regulator, producing the protein MHPNSAFRPKQDDLAELLVREIGFAAIFAGTPDGPRVAHTPVVLSDDRATLRFHLARGNALTRHLDGTTALAVVQGPDAYVSASWYAEADQVPTWNYVAIEMEGAVRRIDDNALVALLDTLSADHEARAGANPPWTRAKMNPALFGRMTGAITGFEMRIAAWRPTIKLSQNKPADERERVAAGVEATGHGALAQLMRHLGGDRGNA; encoded by the coding sequence ATGCATCCCAACAGCGCCTTTCGTCCGAAACAGGACGATCTCGCCGAACTGCTCGTCCGCGAGATCGGCTTTGCCGCCATCTTCGCGGGCACCCCCGACGGGCCGCGCGTCGCGCATACGCCGGTGGTGCTGAGCGACGACCGGGCGACGCTGCGATTCCACCTCGCGCGCGGCAACGCGCTGACCCGCCACCTCGACGGGACAACGGCGCTCGCGGTGGTGCAGGGCCCCGACGCCTATGTCAGCGCAAGCTGGTATGCCGAGGCCGATCAGGTACCGACCTGGAATTATGTCGCGATCGAGATGGAAGGCGCCGTGCGCCGGATCGACGACAACGCGCTGGTCGCGCTGCTCGACACGCTGTCGGCCGACCATGAAGCGCGTGCCGGCGCCAATCCGCCGTGGACGCGCGCCAAGATGAACCCGGCGCTGTTCGGCAGGATGACCGGCGCGATCACCGGCTTCGAGATGCGCATCGCCGCATGGCGGCCGACGATCAAGCTGTCGCAGAACAAGCCCGCCGACGAACGCGAAAGGGTCGCCGCGGGCGTCGAGGCGACCGGTCACGGCGCGCTCGCACAGTTGATGCGTCACCTCGGCGGCGATAGGGGGAATGCATGA
- a CDS encoding ATP12 family chaperone protein, with the protein MKRFWKEAAAVREDGGWGIALDGRRVRTPQRAPLVVASATLAEAIAAEWQAVGETIDPAAMPMTGLANASIDLASPDPAAFAETVAAYAATDLFCYRDDRDTALQAEQAAAWNPLLAWAEERLCVEFALTQGILPVDQPAETVAALRTAVFALDPWRMTALTPLVTIGGSLVAGLALAEAAFDPDLLWQAVSLDELYQERHWGADSEAQAQRAAHKRDWDNAVRFLGLL; encoded by the coding sequence GTGAAGCGGTTCTGGAAAGAGGCCGCCGCCGTTCGCGAGGATGGCGGCTGGGGCATCGCGCTCGACGGCCGGCGGGTGCGGACGCCGCAGCGCGCACCGCTGGTGGTCGCGAGCGCCACGCTTGCCGAAGCAATCGCGGCCGAATGGCAGGCGGTCGGCGAAACGATCGATCCCGCCGCAATGCCGATGACCGGCCTCGCCAACGCCTCGATCGACCTTGCATCACCCGATCCCGCTGCCTTTGCCGAAACTGTTGCCGCCTACGCCGCGACCGACCTTTTCTGCTACCGCGACGACCGCGACACGGCCTTGCAGGCCGAACAGGCGGCGGCGTGGAACCCGCTGCTCGCCTGGGCCGAGGAACGGCTGTGCGTCGAGTTCGCGTTGACGCAAGGTATATTGCCGGTCGACCAACCGGCGGAAACGGTCGCCGCGCTGCGCACGGCGGTGTTCGCGCTCGATCCATGGCGGATGACGGCGCTGACCCCCCTGGTGACGATCGGCGGATCACTCGTCGCGGGGCTAGCGCTTGCCGAAGCCGCGTTCGATCCCGACCTGCTGTGGCAGGCGGTCAGCCTCGACGAACTCTATCAGGAACGCCACTGGGGCGCCGACAGCGAAGCGCAGGCACAACGCGCGGCGCACAAGCGCGACTGGGACAATGCCGTGCGATTTCTGGGCCTCCTGTAA